In Phaseolus vulgaris cultivar G19833 chromosome 10, P. vulgaris v2.0, whole genome shotgun sequence, a single genomic region encodes these proteins:
- the LOC137819359 gene encoding GATA transcription factor 9-like produces MEAPEYFVGGYYAAGGADQFSQPEKRHADQKIGEPFAIDDLLDFSHADAIMSDGFFDNVAGNSTDSSTVTAVDSCNSSISGSDNRFAAAIVPRGFGDPQFSGELCVPYDDMAELEWLSNFVEDSFSAEEELKTLQLLSGAAPSTAIGAKPQTPESSSSTDTLPPFASDETARNAPFLHSETPLPGKARSKRSRAAPGDWSTRLLHLVAPEQEKLPHTKASPVKKREGTNAECSGRKCLHCGAEKTPQWRTGPMGPKTLCNACGVRFKSGRLVPEYRPAASPTFMSTKHSNSHRKVLELRRQKELQRHQHQQLMSQSSIFGVSNGGDEFLIHPHHHHHHCGPDFRHVI; encoded by the exons ATGGAAGCGCCGGAGTACTTCGTCGGAGGCTATTATGCGGCCGGAGGAGCTGACCAATTCTCGCAACCGGAGAAGCGCCACGCCGACCAGAAAATCGGCGAGCCTTTCGCCATTGATGATCTCCTCGACTTCTCCCACGCCGACGCCATTATGTCCGACGGTTTCTTCGACAATGTAGCCGGGAACTCCACCGACTCCTCCACCGTCACTGCTGTTGACAGCTGCAACTCCTCAATTTCCGGAAGTGACAACCGCTTCGCCGCAGCCATTGTCCCTCGCGGCTTCGGCGATCCTCAATTCTCCGGAGAACTCTGCGTTCCG TACGATGACATGGCGGAACTGGAATGGCTCTCGAACTTCGTTGAAGACTCGTTCTCCGCCGAGGAGGAGTTGAAGACGCTGCAGCTACTCTCCGGCGCCGCGCCGTCCACCGCCATTGGCGCGAAACCGCAGACGCCGGAGTCCTCATCCTCCACCGACACGCTGCCGCCGTTCGCTTCCGACGAAACAGCTCGAAACGCACCGTTTCTCCACTCGGAGACGCCTCTCCCGGGGAAGGCGCGAAGCAAGCGCTCACGCGCGGCGCCGGGGGACTGGTCCACACGCCTGCTCCACCTAGTAGCGCCGGAGCAGGAGAAGCTGCCTCATACGAAGGCTTCGCCGGTGAAGAAGAGAGAGGGAACGAATGCGGAGTGCTCCGGACGCAAATGCCTCCACTGCGGAGCTGAGAAGACGCCGCAGTGGCGAACGGGACCTATGGGACCGAAAACGCTGTGCAACGCGTGCGGCGTGAGGTTCAAGTCCGGGCGGCTGGTGCCGGAGTACCGTCCGGCGGCGAGCCCGACATTCATGTCGACGAAGCATTCGAATTCGCATCGGAAGGTTTTGGAGTTGAGGCGGCAGAAGGAGCTACAGCGGCATCAGCATCAGCAACTGATGAGTCAGAGTTCAATTTTCGGCGTATCCAACGGTGGAGATGAGTTCTTGATCCATCCTCATCATCACCATCATCATTGTGGGCCAGATTTTAGACACGTTATTtag
- the LOC137819513 gene encoding uncharacterized protein isoform X1, giving the protein MTDKSIEVTSKETLFSTDIGHKLLHMTQRSRECVEKISCSSLVIYWLTNEEPKLIRDIASGDGMQLQLLLIRLFKLLASGFLHPILMANTRCPIELEPRTLNQVQLTQAREIAAEVVQKLEPCEASALFIEGLMHPIQEVLEMEENENLTEKLADCMKKAESVTEQNKACHCQCSCATENSFKDPLSAPF; this is encoded by the exons ATGACTGATAAGAGCATTGAAGTCACAAGTAAAGAAACTTTGTTCTCAACTGATATTGGCCACAAACTCCTTCACATGACACAAAGATCCCGTGAATGTGTTGAAAAAATATCATGCTCCTCATTGGTTATATATTGGTTAACCAATGAAGAACCTAAGTTAATTAGAGACATTGCTTCAGGTGATGGAATGCAACTGCAACTGCTACTCATCAGATTATTCAAACTGCTTGCATCTGGGTTTCTTCATCCAATACTTATGGCAAACACTCGTTGCCCCATTGAGCTGGAACCTAGAACACTGAATCAAGTGCAGCTCACCCAAGCTAGG GAAATAGCTGCAGAAGTAGTTCAGAAGTTGGAACCATGTGAAGCATCAGCTCTATTCATTGAG GGGCTGATGCATCCAATACAGGAAGTGctggaaatggaagaaaatgAAAACCTAACTGAGAAGCTTGCTGATTGCATGAAGAAAGCTGAGTCTGTGACTGAGCAGAACAAAGCTTGCCATTGCCAATGCTCCTGTGCCACTGAAAACTCATTCAAAGACCCACTTTCTGCACCCTTTTGA
- the LOC137819513 gene encoding uncharacterized protein isoform X2, which yields MTDKSIEVTSKETLFSTDIGHKLLHMTQRSRECVEKISCSSLVIYWLTNEEPKLIRDIASGDGMQLQLLLIRLFKLLASGFLHPILMANTRCPIELEPRTLNQVQLTQAREIAAEVVQKLEPCEASALFIEEVLEMEENENLTEKLADCMKKAESVTEQNKACHCQCSCATENSFKDPLSAPF from the exons ATGACTGATAAGAGCATTGAAGTCACAAGTAAAGAAACTTTGTTCTCAACTGATATTGGCCACAAACTCCTTCACATGACACAAAGATCCCGTGAATGTGTTGAAAAAATATCATGCTCCTCATTGGTTATATATTGGTTAACCAATGAAGAACCTAAGTTAATTAGAGACATTGCTTCAGGTGATGGAATGCAACTGCAACTGCTACTCATCAGATTATTCAAACTGCTTGCATCTGGGTTTCTTCATCCAATACTTATGGCAAACACTCGTTGCCCCATTGAGCTGGAACCTAGAACACTGAATCAAGTGCAGCTCACCCAAGCTAGG GAAATAGCTGCAGAAGTAGTTCAGAAGTTGGAACCATGTGAAGCATCAGCTCTATTCATTGAG GAAGTGctggaaatggaagaaaatgAAAACCTAACTGAGAAGCTTGCTGATTGCATGAAGAAAGCTGAGTCTGTGACTGAGCAGAACAAAGCTTGCCATTGCCAATGCTCCTGTGCCACTGAAAACTCATTCAAAGACCCACTTTCTGCACCCTTTTGA
- the LOC137819085 gene encoding CASP-like protein 3A1 has translation MVSEQQRIAEEILQESKVAALETSGTMSGPLVGAADRTRRRRRVEAMQLLLRGLCMASSVLSISLMVTAEESSSVSIYGFQLPLHSKWSFSESFEYLVGVCAAVAAHSLLQLLIGISRFLKTSSVIPSRNHAWLIFAGDQVFAYALMSAGSAASGVTNLNRTGIRHTALPNFCKPLHKFCDHVGISIAFTFTSCFLLATSAVQDVIWLSQN, from the exons ATGGTGAGTGAGCAGCAGAGAATAGCAGAGGAGATCCTGCAGGAATCCAAGGTAGCGGCGTTGGAGACCAGTGGCACAATGAGCGGACCCCTCGTCGGAGCCGCCGACAGAACCCGCCGCCGCAGGAGGGTGGAGGCTATGCAACTGCTTCTGAGAGGATTGTGCATGGCCTCCTCTGTTCTTTCAATATCACTCATGGTCACTGCAGAAGAATCAAGCAGTGTCAGTATTTATGGCTTTCAACTTCCTCTTCACTCCAAGTGGTCTTTTTCTGAGTCATTCGA ATATCTTGTTGGGGTTTGTGCTGCTGTTGCAGCTCATTCCTTGCTTCAACTACTCATTGGCATATCCAGATTTCTTAAAACCTCTTCTGTGATTCCTTCCAGAAATCATGCATGGCTTATTTTTGCTGGGGATCag GTATTTGCTTATGCATTGATGAGTGCTGGATCTGCTGCATCTGGGGTGACCAATCTGAATCGCACAGGAATTAGACACACGGCTTTACCAAATTTTTGCAAGCCTCTGCACAAGTTTTGTGACCATGTTGGCATCTCAATAGCCTTCACTTTCACCAGCTGCTTTTTGCTGGCTACCTCTGCTGTCCAAGATGTAATATGGCTCTCCCAAAACTGA